The Alkalihalophilus pseudofirmus nucleotide sequence GTGCAGCTTCCAACGTGCTGTCAGATATGGCAGAATCACTACAGGAATCCATTAAACAATTCAGGCTTTAGAGAGAAAAACCGCCCAAAGCGCAAAAGGCCTTGGGCGGTTTCCATTAACTTTCGTTTATATGCACTTGATATCTAGGTACTTCAAGTAAAAACGTACGCTTTAATTTATCAAGCTCTGACTGTTTCTCACTGTCGTTCAATCCTTTAGGTACGTGAACCGTCACCCAGGCATGATGACCAGCGATCATAACAGATCCAGGATTAAACGGTGATTCGTTTGCTACAACACGGCGCATTAATGATTGGTGATCTCCCAAGTCTTCATGATAATTATGAGCGGATCGGTAGCTGCTACCTGTTGTATTTAACTCTCCCATTTGATCAAATGTTTGAGATCTTCGAATCGAACCATAGTTAATCGGACCAGGACCCAAGAGACCGTATGTTACTCGCTCCGCGCTCGGATGCTGATTGTTGCTTTGTGCTTGAACTTCTGGCTCTTCAGGGTTGTTGCACCCTGTTACCAAAAACATTCCGGCCAAAACTCCCGCTAACCATTTTCTCTTCATGATGAGCACCTCCTGCAGCGAATCGCTGCATTTATAGGTTGCCCACATATCTTAAGTTACTCGTTGTTAGATTTGACCATGTTTCACAGCAGGGTCAGGTATGCGTGAAGGCTTATTTGGCACTTCATGACATGTACGGCAGCGAGGCTCGTATGCTTCTGATGCCCCAACTAAGATAATTGGATCGGTGTAGGAAGCAGGATTGCCATCAATTAAACGCTGTGTTCTGCTTGCAGGCGTTCCGCAAACCGGGCAGACCGCTTGAAGCTTAGTAACTTCCTCTGCTAATGCCATCAGCGGCATAATCGGCCCAAACGGCTCTCCTCGAAAATCTTGATCAAGACCTGCGCAAATCACGCGGATACCGCGGTTTGCCAGCTCATCTGCCACTGCCACAATTCCTTCATCAAAAAACTGTACTTCATCTACTGCTACTACCTGTGTCTCCGGCAGTACATGCTCAAGAATATCAACGGACATGCGCACTGGCATCGCACACACCTTTGTTCCATTATGGGAAACCACTTCTTCCTCACTGTAGCGGTTATCAATCGCTGGTTTAAATACTTGTACTTTCAGCTTCCCAAAGCTCACTCTTCTTACCCGGCGAATAAGCTCTTCTGATTTTCCTGAGAACATACTTCCACAGATTACTTCTAAACGGCCTTCATGCCCCGTCACACGCATAGTTTTCCCCCACCTTACAACAAATAATCTTTAACCTGCTTGTCTAAAGATCAATTGATCCCTTGATCATAGCATCTCAATTTATTTAAACATTCATTTTGACATGTAATGGATTTTCAATTTCATTTTTAGATATGCCGATTGAACGGATTGCGCCGGTTCAGACGATAATTGGGT carries:
- a CDS encoding thymidine kinase; translated protein: MRVTGHEGRLEVICGSMFSGKSEELIRRVRRVSFGKLKVQVFKPAIDNRYSEEEVVSHNGTKVCAMPVRMSVDILEHVLPETQVVAVDEVQFFDEGIVAVADELANRGIRVICAGLDQDFRGEPFGPIMPLMALAEEVTKLQAVCPVCGTPASRTQRLIDGNPASYTDPIILVGASEAYEPRCRTCHEVPNKPSRIPDPAVKHGQI